A DNA window from Nerophis ophidion isolate RoL-2023_Sa linkage group LG13, RoL_Noph_v1.0, whole genome shotgun sequence contains the following coding sequences:
- the LOC133564438 gene encoding uncharacterized protein LOC133564438, translating into MLKFISLIFILLLKRSCAVTASDGFSTIQVTTGEIKQNIRPEQRTTISFNELNRLAPSTSQPIKVDQVDEKINQLWSTTDIKSDGHPATTPSFITFLKHTLSAEVATKVITSTVPPLLRISTQHQDRGQAVVFSTSNIGSQHVSTDSNYKSTTTKYPVPSESNPTKTPLFTRGDTTHFTKETTIIFTSKTNKIAPHENFKEAIHGEVVAGLISLALGLMIVGLLVIYVKKRKLQKQKITMNDWAGPTPFVSGGVDCGQESLKSSSQISLTTFLPKKLSKKMSSQQEIMEELDEITLASTFGGID; encoded by the coding sequence ATGCTCAAATTCATAAGCTtgatttttatattgctactgaAAAGAAGTTGTGCAGTGACAGCTAGCGATGGTTTCAGTACGATTCAAGTGACAACTGGTGAAATCAAACAAAATATCCGTCCTGAACAGCGCACAACAATCAGTTTCAATGAGTTAAATAGGCTTGCTCCAAGTACTTCACAACCAATCAAGGTGGATCAAGTAGACGAAAAAATCAATCAACTCTGGTCAACAACTGATATCAAGTCAGATGGACACCCAGCAACAACGCCAAGCTTTATAACTTTTCTAAAACATACTTTGTCAGCAGAAGTGGCAACAAAAGTCATAACAAGTACAGTACCTCCACTGCTAAGAATTTCCACCCAACACCAAGACAGAGGACAAGCTGTTGTATTCTCTACAAGCAACATTGGCAGCCAACATGTTTCAACAGACTCAAACTACAAGTCTACCACAACCAAATACCCAGTACCTTCTGAGAGCAACCCTACTAAAACACCTCTGTTTACACGTGGTGATACAACACATTTCACTAAGGAAACAACAATTATCTTCAcctcaaaaacaaataaaattgccCCACATGAAAACTTTAAGGAAGCAATTCACGGTGAAGTAGTAGCCGGACTAATAAGTCTGGCTCTGGGATTGATGATAGTTGGTTTATTGGTCATCTATGTAAAGAAACGCAAACTTCAGAAGCAGAAGATAACAATGAATGACTGGGCAGGGCCTACACCATTTGTCAGCGGTGGAGTGGACTGTGGACAAGAGTCTCTGAAGTCATCAAGCCAGATTTCTCTCACCACCTTCCTGCCTAAGAAACTATCCAAAAAGATGTCCTCTCAACAAGAAATAATGGAGGAGTTGGATGAAATAACTTTAGCATCTACCTTTGGAGGTATAGACTGA